The Nocardia sp. NBC_01503 sequence GTTCTGAAGATCGATACCGCGTCCGAAGGCAGCTACCTACTCGTGGTCGAATCCCAAAGTCGCCGCGACGAGGACAAGCCCTACTCGTGGACCTACTACCTGGCATATCTTCAGGCGAAGTATCGACTGCCGTGCACTCTGCTGGTGGTCTGTCAGGACTTCGACACCGCTTTGTGGGCGGACCGGAACTTCATCATGGGTCCGCGAATCTGGGCCGTGTTGACCCTACGGCCCATGGTGTTGGGTCCGCATAACGTGCCGGTTGTGAACAATCTGGCGGTAGCGACGCACGACATTCCGCTGGCCGCCTTTTCGGCCGTCACCCATGCCCGGAGTGCTGAGATCGGTGTGATACTGGGTACGTTGGCAGAGGCGTTGAAGACCGTTGACGAGGACACCGCCACGGTGTTCGCGGAACTCACCGAACTTGGGTTGGGTGTATCACCCGCCGCCGAAATTTGGAGGAATCTGATGGCTGTGGATCTTTCATTCTTTCGCTCCGAGACTTCGCAGCGGCTTCGGGCCGAAGGGCGTGCCGAGGCCAAGGCGGAGGCTGTCATAGGTGTTCTGCGAAAGCGTGAGATCAAGGTGCCGCAGGATGTGATCGATCGAGTTGCCGGTTGTTCGGATACCAATGTGCTCGAAACCTGGTTCGACCGGGCCTTCGAGGTGACGAAGGCCGCGGATATCTTCGGGGAGTGAGGGTTTCGTGCCTAGCCGCGGGCGTGGACCGCGGCCAAGCGGGCGGAGCGGATGGCGTTCCAGAGGGGGCGGAGCAGGGATTCCTGGGCGGCTATGGCGGTGGCGGAGGTGGGGGCCGAGGCGGGGGCTCGTTCGGCGACGGTGAGGATGGCCGCGACCTGGTCGGCGGTGTCGAGGATGCGGCGGGCGCGCAGGGGGAGGGAGTCGGGGTATCGGTGCTGGGAGAGGGCTTCGAGTTCGTCTTCGATGAGGTCGCGGGGGCTGGGGCCGGTGGGGTCCACCTGGGTGGTGTGGAGTTGTTGGAGGGCGTCGGCGGCGTCGCGGACCGCCTGGCGCATGGCGTATTCGGCTTCGCCGAGGGGCATATCGGGTTCGATGGCGAAGGGGATGGCGGTGGCGTAGACGCGCCACTGGAGGGTTTCGTCGTCGGTCCAGACCGGGACCAAGCCGGTGCCGTCGCTGCCGGGAGCGCCGATGAACAGGCCCTCGCCCGCTTCGGTTGCGGCGGCGGCGAATTCGGTGCCGACGGGGACGCCGCGAACATCGCCGGGGATGGGGAGCACCAGGCGCAATTGGGCGGCGGGACCGGTGAAGGCTTCCCGAATGAGTTTGAGTAGCACCATGATTCCGGCCCCGGTGGGTTCCTCGGATTCGTCGGCGGCCCACGGAAGTCCGGTGTGGCCGCCGGTGACGGGATCTCCGGCCGCGACGGTTTGGCGGGGCGCCCAGGCGCGCAGTGCATCCAGCACATCGTCGGGGGCGCTGCGACCGGCCAGCCAGGAGCTGGCCCAGACCGTCAGCGTGGCGCTCGGCGTACTCATGATTTAAAGAATAGCTGGCGAGCAACTATGGGCTGGATCGGAAATCGATCAACCGTTCGACGGCGTGATCACGTCCGGTTCGGGAGAATGGGTCCGGTGCTCGACGATCGAAGGCCGGGGAGATGAACGATTCCATGGTGCTCGGCCTGCTCTCCTCCCTCTTCGGCGGATTGTGCGTGGCCCTGGTCACCTATCTGACCACGCGTAAGCGCACCGCCGCCGAAACCCGCAAGCTCGAAGCGGATACCGAACGGGTGCGCATCGAGACCACGAAGGTATTCCTGGAGACCAAGGCGCTGCCCGGTTTCGCCTCCTCCGAAGGGCGTCTGCTCACGGGATGGGTACTGAGCGAAAGCGATCCGGGCAAGTACGAGATCGGCATCGACCGCACCGTGCGCGGCCGCCACAGCCCCGCCGGGTACCTGCGCTCGCGTCCGAACGCGGGCGGTTTCGGCACCCTCATGCAGATGGTCAAGGCAGAGCAGTACCGCGGCAAGCGCATTCAGCTCTCCGGCAATATCAAAACCACCGCCCCCGACACCTCCGCCGTCGGCCTGTGGATCCGCGTCAACGGCCGCAAGGGTGAGATCCTGCGCTTCGACAGTATGGAGAACCGCCGCATCCACGGCACCACCCGCTGGACCCAGCACCACGTCGTCTCAGACGTTCCCGAAGCCGCCCACTACATAGCCTTCGGCCTCCTGCTCGAGGGGCCGGGCGAGGCCCGCATCAGCGATATGGACCTGGACCTGGTGGGCTCCGATATCGCCGCCACCGCCACCGAACTCCTCAATGCCGACGAATTCCCCGACCGCCCGGTGAATCTCGACTTCAATATCGACTGACCGGCCCCATTACACACGAGTGAGCAACGGCCGCAGGGTTACTCGGGTTCGGTGACGAAGTCGATGAGGCGCTCCACCGCGCCGATGAGATGCGGTTCGAGGTCCCTGTAGGAGTTGACGGCGTTGTAGACGCGCCGCCAACCCTCCTGCGGGGTGCCCCAGTTCAGGCGACGGCAGATGCCGGTCTTCCAGTCCTCACCGCGCGGAACCTCCGGCCACGCCGCGATACCCAGCACCGAGGGCCGAACCGCTTGCCAGACATCGATGTACGGGTGGCCGGTGACCATGACGTGGGGGCCGAGTCCGGTGGTCAGGCCGGTCTCCTTGGAACCGGTGACCAGGTGGTCGACCAGGACGCCGACTCGGCTGCCGGGGCCGGGCCGGAATTCGGTCAGCCGCGCGGCCAAATGGTCCAGGCCCTCGAGTTGTTCGACCACGACGCCTTCGATGCGCAGGTCATGCCCCCACACCCGCTCGACGATCGCCGCGTCGTGCACGCCTTCGACCCAGATTCGACTGGCTCGCGCGACGCGGGCGCGCGCGCCTTCGACGCGGGTGGAACCGGAGGCCGAGCGCGTGGGTTGTTTGGGTGCGGTGGCGGTGGGCCGGATCAGGGTGACGGGTTGTCCGTCGATCAGGAAGGCCGCCTCGCGCAGTGCGAACAATCGCACCCGCCCGCGCCCGTCCTCGAGTTTGACGAAGTCGCCATCGTAGCTGCGGTCGAAACCGACTACGGCACCGCAGAATCCGCTGGCGGCGTCCTCGGCGACCAGGTCGCGCTCGGCGATCACCTTCGGTATCTCGCGCTTTCGCGTCCGCGCATGTCCGGAGAAGATGTCGCCGCCATAGTTGTCACGCCCGTTCACCGCATCGAAGGTACCGGCTGATCCGGGAAACGCCCCGCTCCGACGCGCGTTTTCGGGGCGGGTACCGATTCGGGGGTCGGCGCGGGCGATCTTGCACAGTGTTCGGCGCGAACGATTACTGTGGTGTGGTGGCCGCAATCGTTTGGCTGGTCGCGGGGATACTCCTCGCGGCGGCGGAGATGCTCACAGGTGATCTCACGCTGCTCATGCTGGGCAGCGCCGCGGTGATCACCGCGGGCGTGAGTGGTCTGGCCGATACCTCGCTGGTGGTGGACGCGGTGGTGTTCGGTGTCACCGCCATCGCCCTGCTGCTACTGGTTCGCCCACTTCTGTTGCGCCGCTACTCGATTCCACCTTCGACGCCCACCGGCGTGGACGCGCTCCCCGGTAAGACGGCGCGCGTACTGGAGGCGATCGACGAACATGGTGGCCGGGTGAAGCTCGATGGTGAAGTGTGGAGCGCGCGGGCCTTCGATCCGGATGAGCGGTATCCGGAGGGTTCGACCGTCTACATCATGAGGATCGACGGCGCCCACGTCGTCGTGTGGAAGGGGCCTTAGATGGCTGTACTCATAGTCGCTCTCGTTCTGGTCCTGTTGGTGGTGGTGGTCGTCTTCAAGTCGGTGGCGCTGGTGCCACAGGCGGAGGCCGCCGTCATCGAACGTCTGGGGCGCTATTCGCGCACCGTCTCCGGGCAGCTGACCTTCCTGGTGCCCTTCGCCGACCGTATTCGCGCCAAGGTGGATCTGCGCGAGCGGGTGGTGTCGTTCCCACCGCAGCCGGTGATCACCCAGGACAACCTGACCGTGCAGATCGACTCGGTGGTGTATTTCCAGGTCACCAGTCCGCAGGCCGCGGTCTACGAGATCAGCAATTACATTGCCGCCGTAGAGCAATTGACCATCACCACGCTGCGCAATGTGGTCGGCGGTATGACCCTCGAGGAGACGCTGACCTCCCGCGATCAGATCAACCATCAGCTGCGCGGTGTTCTGGACGAGGCGACCGGCCGCTGGGGTCTGCGGGTTTCGCGCGTGGAGCTCAAGGCCATCGATCCGCCGCCGTCGATTCAGGAGTCGATGGAGAAGCAGATGAAGGCGGACCGCGAGAAGCGCGCCATCATCCTCACCGCCGAGGGGCAGCGCGAGGCGTCGATCAAGACCGCCGAGGGCCAGAAGCAGGCGTCGATTCTCTCCGCCGAAGGTTCCAAGCAGGCCGCCATCCTTTCCGCGGAGGGTGAGCGGCAATCCCGCATCCTGCGCGCGCAGGGTGAGCGCGCCGCCGCGTATCTGCAGGCGCAAGGCCAAGCCAAGGCGATCGAAAAGGTCTTCGCCGCCATCAAGAACGGCAAGCCGACCCCCGAATTGCTGGCCTACCAGTACATGCAAACCCTGCCGCAGGTCGCCAAGGGCGATGCCAACAAGGTGTGGCTGGTGCCCAGCGACTTCGGCAAGGCCCTCGAGGGTTTCGCCCGCAAC is a genomic window containing:
- a CDS encoding DUF3097 domain-containing protein; amino-acid sequence: MNGRDNYGGDIFSGHARTRKREIPKVIAERDLVAEDAASGFCGAVVGFDRSYDGDFVKLEDGRGRVRLFALREAAFLIDGQPVTLIRPTATAPKQPTRSASGSTRVEGARARVARASRIWVEGVHDAAIVERVWGHDLRIEGVVVEQLEGLDHLAARLTEFRPGPGSRVGVLVDHLVTGSKETGLTTGLGPHVMVTGHPYIDVWQAVRPSVLGIAAWPEVPRGEDWKTGICRRLNWGTPQEGWRRVYNAVNSYRDLEPHLIGAVERLIDFVTEPE
- a CDS encoding SPFH domain-containing protein is translated as MAVLIVALVLVLLVVVVVFKSVALVPQAEAAVIERLGRYSRTVSGQLTFLVPFADRIRAKVDLRERVVSFPPQPVITQDNLTVQIDSVVYFQVTSPQAAVYEISNYIAAVEQLTITTLRNVVGGMTLEETLTSRDQINHQLRGVLDEATGRWGLRVSRVELKAIDPPPSIQESMEKQMKADREKRAIILTAEGQREASIKTAEGQKQASILSAEGSKQAAILSAEGERQSRILRAQGERAAAYLQAQGQAKAIEKVFAAIKNGKPTPELLAYQYMQTLPQVAKGDANKVWLVPSDFGKALEGFARNFAKEGEDGTFRYEPATDSGPTERPEDDADEVADWFNTATDPAAERAVRAAEADARAPVESTALPPTARPRAETQPPQQRAVPQPPEQQQLPPDPQQHRQDPPGDQRWQQPPPPGRPLGR
- a CDS encoding NfeD family protein, encoding MAAIVWLVAGILLAAAEMLTGDLTLLMLGSAAVITAGVSGLADTSLVVDAVVFGVTAIALLLLVRPLLLRRYSIPPSTPTGVDALPGKTARVLEAIDEHGGRVKLDGEVWSARAFDPDERYPEGSTVYIMRIDGAHVVVWKGP